AATATTATGTAATTACTCTAAACCTTATTTTGGAGTCCCCTGTAATGCTCAGGGGAAATGGGTTATAACACTTATAACACAAATTACCtgtaaaatgacattttccCTGTATATGTGCTTCAGGCATGAACACTGGAATCTCTGTGCTAGTGCTGCTGGTGGCTCTCTCCAGCAGCGGCTGCTTCTCTCACCCCACACGTGTAGTGGAAGAAGGGCAGTTGGATGGAGGGTCTGTAGATGAACACACACGCCACACCCGAGCAGTGCCCCCCAGTGGCCAGCTCAACTTACTGTCTAAAACACAAGAAGAGAATGTGGAGGAGGATGCCGTGCACAGGCTGAATGAACTGCTGGCCAGACTCATTTCCAGAAAAGGTAGGGTAATGGCATTTTCTACACTtgttattcatattcataaatattctGATGATAGTCATGTTTTGAGTATTGAATAAATACCAATGGAGCATCAGGTAGCACTATACAGATCCTTGTATGAACTTGTTATGCACGAGCTTTTTTCTGAATAAACCATATTTAGATGTTGTATTGCCATTTCATAGCATGTTATACATTGCGTTTTCCTGCAACTGGTAACCAGAGGATTCCCCCACCATCTCCTCGCAGGTTCATATCGCAGGAGCCCGTCCCTCAACAGCAGGTCCAACCACAGAATAAAGGACAGAGACTACCTGGGCTGGATGGATTTTGGACGCCGGAGCGCTGAGGAGTATGAATACTCTTCGTAATATCCAATCACCCAATCATTATTTTTAAGGaaccaatcaatcaaccaaccatGTGTACAGAGAGATCCATTTTAAATCTTTTCCCTGCCGATCACGGCGTTGTTGGAGTGCCCCTTCTTCATCTTATTTCTGTTGTAAATTTGTATAATGAAGATGATGCAATATATGAATATGTATGTGTAACTCATACGGATTTTACATGCACTTACATTTTCTGGGGGAACGTGACTGGTAATgtggtctgttttatttattttcttgcgAATATGGTTTTGTTCTAGTATTAGAAATATGTTAGATGTCTGAGAATAAATCATTGCCTTAACTCATTCACTCAGCTGTATTTTCTCTGGTGTCCAGAAGTTTGGATGATGCCTTTACACTCACCCTTAATGAATTAGACAAAACCAAAGCAGAGGGGCAGTACCATTTCGCACATTTATTCAAAAGCAAATGTGATGTCATGGAAAcagtgattagattagattctgTTAGCATGTGTGCTAGAGCAGAAGCTTGACCAGCTTTAGAGAAGATTGCGATAAAGactgagacattttggacacttcT
The nucleotide sequence above comes from Hemibagrus wyckioides isolate EC202008001 linkage group LG01, SWU_Hwy_1.0, whole genome shotgun sequence. Encoded proteins:
- the ccka gene encoding cholecystokinin a, whose amino-acid sequence is MNTGISVLVLLVALSSSGCFSHPTRVVEEGQLDGGSVDEHTRHTRAVPPSGQLNLLSKTQEENVEEDAVHRLNELLARLISRKGSYRRSPSLNSRSNHRIKDRDYLGWMDFGRRSAEEYEYSS